CCTGCACCGCTTTACGACGAAGTGGCCCAAGCCGTGCATCGCGGAGATGGGCGGCAAGAACCCGGCCATTGTCATGCCGTCGGCCGACCTCGACAGCGCGACCGAGGGCGTGCTGCGCTCGGCGTTTGGCATGGGCGGGCAGAAGTGCTCGGCGCTCTCGCGCCTCTACCTGCACCGCGACATCAGCAGGCCGTTCATGGAGATGCTGGTCGAGAAGACGCGCATGCGCACCATCGGCGACCCGCAGCTCAAGGAGACGTTCCTCGGCCCGCTGATCAACGCCGGCGCGGTCAAGACGTACGAGCAGGCGATGCGCGTGGCGAAGAAGCACGGGCGCATCGCGTACGGCGGGCACACGCTCAAGCAGGGCGACTTCCAACACGGCTTCTACGTCGAGCCGGCGATCGTCGACCGCCTGCCGAAGTCGTCGTCGATGTTCCGCGACGAGTATTTCGTGCCGATCCTGGCGGTAGCCGAGGTGCGTTCGCTCGACGAGGCGCTCAAGCTGGCAAACGACAGCGACTACGGACTAACGGCCGGTATCTTCAGCCGCGACGAGGCCGAGCTGGCCAGATTCTTCGACCAGATCGAGTCGGGCGTTACTTATTCCAACCGGCGCGGCGGCGCGACCACGGGCGCCTGGCCCGGCGTGCAGTCGTTCGGCGGCTGGAAGGGTTCCGGCACGACCGGCAAGAACGGGCTGGGACCAAACTACGTCATGCAGTTCATGCGCGAGCAGAGCCAGACGATGATCAAGGCCTAGCCAAATTGCGTATTACGAGCGGCGGCGCCCGTGGCGGCGGGCGCGGACGCGCCTCGCCATGTATCTAACTCTGCGTCTCCTCTTGCGCCGGCTGGGAACCGTACGCGCCACGCTGGCCGTCTCCATTCTGTCCGTCGCCATTTCCGCTGCCATCACGATCGTCATTGATGTGGCGCTGGATGGCGCGGTGGGCACACTCGGCATACTGCTCGCCGTTGTGATCCCGGCCCTGGTGTCGCCGTTCCTAAGCGGCATCACGATCCGGCTGGCCTATCAGTTGGATGAAGCCGAGCAGCGGGTGCACCAACTCGCGATCACCGACGAGTTGACGGGCGCCGCCAACCGCCGCCAGTTTTTCGCGCTGGCCGGCGCCGAGTTTGAGCGGGCGCGCCGCTATGCTCAGCCGTTTGCGATCGTTATTGTGGACCTGGACGACTTCAAGCAGGTCAACGACACGCATGGACATCCGGCCGGCGATGCGGTGCTGCGTGCGTTGAGCGAGCTGTGCCGCAAGCGCATCCGCGTGGTGGACACGTTCGCGCGCTATGGCGGCGAGGAGTTCGTGTTCCTGATGCCCGGCACCGGCGCCACCGAGGCGATGGCGTTTGCCGAGCGCCTGCGCGTCGAGGTGGCCGCCACCACGATCGTGCACGCCGGCGCTCAACTGCAAGTGACGCTGAGCGCAGGCGTCAGCGGCTGGCAGGCGGGCGACAGCGATCTCGATGCGCTGATCGTGCGCGCCGACAACGCGCTCTATGACGCCAAGGCCAAGGGCAAGAACCAGATCGAATGGCGCTAAGCGGCGCGCCGGCCTGTGATATAATCGGCCCATGCAAGCCATCGTCATTCTCGATTTCGGCGCGCAGTACAGCCAGTTGATCGCGCGACGCCTGCGCGCGCTCCACGTATACTGCGAGTTGCTGCCGTTTGATGCCCCGCAGGCGGAGATCGAAAAGCTGTCGCCCCGCGCGCTGATCCTGTCCGGCGGCCCCAACTCGGTCTATGACCCCGGCGCGCCCGCGCTGCCGGCCTACGTGCTGGCCAGCGGCCTGCCCGTGCTCGGCATCTGCTACGGCATGCAGTTAATCGCGCAGGCGCTGCACGGCGTCGTACACCGCGCCGACCGGCGCGAGTACGGCCCGGCGACGATAACCGTCGGCGGCCCATCGGCGCTGTTCCACGGCGTGCCGCCCGCGCTCAACGTCTGGATGTCGCACGGCGACTCGGTCGAGCGGCTGCCGGACGGTTTTGCGACGCTGGCGCAGTCGCCCAACACGCCGTTCGCCGCGATCGGCGATGCCGCGCGGCGCATCTACGGCGTGCAGTTCCACCCCGAAGTCACCCACACCGAGCACGGCCTCGACATCCTGCGCAATTTCGTGTACGACGTGTGCGGCGTCTCGCCGAACTGGGTGCCGGCCAATATCATCGAAGAGAGCATCGCGCAGGTGCGCGCGCAGACCGGCCCGCAGGGGCGTGTGCTGTGCGCGCTGTCCGGCGGCGTCGACTCGGCCGTCACCGCGACGCTGATCGGCCGCGCCATCGGCGAGCGGCTGACCTGCTTCTTCGTCGATCACGGCTTGCTGCGCCAGAACGAGGGTGACGAGGCGATGGCGCTCTTCACCGAGCACCTCGACCTGAACGTGGTGCGCGTCAACGCCGGCGAGCGATTCCTGTCCAAGCTGGCCGGCGTGAGCGACCCGGAGCGCAAGCGCAAGATCATCGGCGAAGAGTTCATCCGTGTTTTCGAGGAAGAGGCGAAGGCGCTGGGACCGTTCGAGTTCCTCGCGCAGGGCACGCTCTATCCCGACGTGATCGAGAGCGCGGGGCAGGGCAAGAAAGACGCCGCGCGCATCAAGAGCCATCACAACGTCGGCGGGCTGCCGGCGCGGATGGATTTCACGCTGGTCGAGCCGCTCAAACGCCTGTTCAAGGACGAGGTGCGCGCCATCGGCCGCACGCTCGGACTGCCGGAGCGCTGGGTCAACCGGCAGCCGTTCCCGGGGCCGGGGCTGGCGGTGCGCATCATCGGGCCGGTCACGCGCGAGGCGACCGAGACGCTGCAGGCCGCCGACGCGATCGTGCGCCAGGAGATCGACGCCGTGCCGGACGTGCAGCGCCGCCTGTGGCAGTACTTCGCCGTGTTGACGCCCGTGCAGACGGTCGGCGTCATGGGCGACGGGCGCACTTACGCCAACCTCGTTGCGGTGCGCGCCGTCGCCAGCGAGGACGGCATGACGGCCAACTGGGCGCACCTGCCACATGACCTGCTGGCGCGCATCAGCGCGCGCATTGTCAACGAAGTGCCCGGCGTCAACCGTGTCGTCTACGACATCTCGAGCAAGCCGCCGGCCACCATCGAGTGGGAATGATCATGGAAGAACTGAAGCAACGCATCCGCAAGGATGGCCAGGTGCTGGAAGGCAACATCCTCAAGGTGGATGCCTTCATGAACCACCAGGTCGATCCGCGCCTCATGAAACGGCTGGGCGAGGAGTTTGCCCGCCGCTTCGCGCCACTCAAGCCGAACAAAATCCTGACGGCCGAAATCAGCGGCATTGCGCCCGCGCTGGAAGCGGGCGTCGCGCTGGACATCCCGGTCGTGTTCGCCCGCAAAGCGCGCCTGGTGACCATGCCGAAAAAGGTGTTCGAGCGGCACGTGCCGTCGCCGACGCGCGGCGCCGAGACGCTGCTGGTCGTGTCGCCGGAGTTCCTCGGCCCCGGCGACCGCGTCATCGTGCTGGACGACTTCCTGGCCAGCGGCCAGACGCTCAACGCGCTGGCGAACATCGTCGTCGAAGCCAAGGCGCAGTTGCTGGCGTTCGGCGTCGTGGTCGAGAAGACATTCGAGTCGGGCCGCGCCGCGCTCGAAGAGTGGAACGTCCCGCTCGAGGCGCTGGCGATCATCGAGAAGATGACGCCGAAGCAGATCATTTTCAAGTAATCGTAACCGGTCAGCCGTCATTGCGAGGAGCGTCGTTTGCGACGAAGCAATCTCTCTGCAGCGTTATCGCCCAACACGGGTGGAGATTGCTTCGCAAAAACCGCTGCTCAGAAACTTCGACACGCGAGGCTGTCATGCCGGCATGTCGTTAGCCGGCATCCACGCCAGCATCTGGCGCGCATGCTGGCCCGTGTTGCGCCCGTCTGGATTCCGGCCGTCGCCGGAATGACGGCTTGGATATGCGGCGCATCAGTTTCTGCACTCACGCATCCTGCGCGGCGGGATGGACTTCTCGCAATGACAGGCTGGACTGGACGCTTACGAACAATCGCTCCGGAGACAGTTCATGCGTTTTGCCCGGCCCCTGCGT
This DNA window, taken from Chloroflexota bacterium, encodes the following:
- a CDS encoding diguanylate cyclase; amino-acid sequence: MYLTLRLLLRRLGTVRATLAVSILSVAISAAITIVIDVALDGAVGTLGILLAVVIPALVSPFLSGITIRLAYQLDEAEQRVHQLAITDELTGAANRRQFFALAGAEFERARRYAQPFAIVIVDLDDFKQVNDTHGHPAGDAVLRALSELCRKRIRVVDTFARYGGEEFVFLMPGTGATEAMAFAERLRVEVAATTIVHAGAQLQVTLSAGVSGWQAGDSDLDALIVRADNALYDAKAKGKNQIEWR
- the guaA gene encoding glutamine-hydrolyzing GMP synthase, which gives rise to MQAIVILDFGAQYSQLIARRLRALHVYCELLPFDAPQAEIEKLSPRALILSGGPNSVYDPGAPALPAYVLASGLPVLGICYGMQLIAQALHGVVHRADRREYGPATITVGGPSALFHGVPPALNVWMSHGDSVERLPDGFATLAQSPNTPFAAIGDAARRIYGVQFHPEVTHTEHGLDILRNFVYDVCGVSPNWVPANIIEESIAQVRAQTGPQGRVLCALSGGVDSAVTATLIGRAIGERLTCFFVDHGLLRQNEGDEAMALFTEHLDLNVVRVNAGERFLSKLAGVSDPERKRKIIGEEFIRVFEEEAKALGPFEFLAQGTLYPDVIESAGQGKKDAARIKSHHNVGGLPARMDFTLVEPLKRLFKDEVRAIGRTLGLPERWVNRQPFPGPGLAVRIIGPVTREATETLQAADAIVRQEIDAVPDVQRRLWQYFAVLTPVQTVGVMGDGRTYANLVAVRAVASEDGMTANWAHLPHDLLARISARIVNEVPGVNRVVYDISSKPPATIEWE
- the xpt gene encoding xanthine phosphoribosyltransferase — encoded protein: MEELKQRIRKDGQVLEGNILKVDAFMNHQVDPRLMKRLGEEFARRFAPLKPNKILTAEISGIAPALEAGVALDIPVVFARKARLVTMPKKVFERHVPSPTRGAETLLVVSPEFLGPGDRVIVLDDFLASGQTLNALANIVVEAKAQLLAFGVVVEKTFESGRAALEEWNVPLEALAIIEKMTPKQIIFK